A single window of Leptolyngbya ohadii IS1 DNA harbors:
- a CDS encoding GNAT family N-acetyltransferase, translating into MNLPSGYQLRPGSGLDRALLVKFMQRTYQELFPGHDVAHLAQTVEQYFSTEAPLFWVELSGAPPRSNPLGCLWMGTAIDQIQGDRYPYIFLLYVHPDHRHQGIGTALMQKVEDWAKERGDRQVGLQVFVQNQAALRLYEKLGYQPQSIFMVKPLPR; encoded by the coding sequence GTGAATCTGCCCTCCGGCTACCAGCTACGTCCCGGTTCCGGACTCGATCGCGCTTTGCTGGTCAAATTTATGCAGCGCACCTACCAGGAACTCTTTCCGGGTCACGACGTTGCCCACCTCGCCCAAACCGTTGAGCAATATTTCTCCACCGAAGCGCCTCTCTTCTGGGTGGAACTTTCCGGCGCTCCGCCTCGCTCCAATCCCCTGGGCTGTCTCTGGATGGGCACCGCGATCGATCAGATTCAGGGCGATCGGTATCCCTATATTTTTTTGCTGTACGTCCATCCCGATCATCGTCACCAGGGAATTGGCACGGCTCTAATGCAGAAGGTTGAAGACTGGGCAAAGGAACGGGGCGATCGGCAGGTGGGACTTCAGGTATTTGTTCAGAATCAGGCAGCGTTAAGACTCTACGAGAAACTCGGCTACCAGCCGCAGTCAATATTTATGGTGAAGCCCCTGCCAAGATAG
- a CDS encoding potassium channel family protein, translated as MYVLIGGAGLMGLNLAQRLVDLGHTIAVVDIDPVACRYAREQLGAMAFEGSAVSTELLMEAGIRKADAIAAVLREDALNLAMVALAKHYGVPQILVRMRHRDFADPYRIAGATSIINAVDLAVSTMVNAIEYPQVESMMHFEQDQIEVLKLPIPATSPIVGRSLMELAQDPKFPEGLLIIGYQAHPHEDLIIPNGSTVIEAESTVLMVTKPGALHQVIDYMQG; from the coding sequence ATGTACGTTTTAATTGGCGGAGCCGGACTGATGGGACTCAATCTGGCACAAAGACTGGTTGATCTGGGGCACACGATCGCCGTAGTTGATATTGATCCGGTTGCCTGTCGCTATGCCCGTGAGCAGTTGGGGGCGATGGCGTTTGAGGGCAGTGCAGTGAGTACAGAACTATTAATGGAAGCGGGAATTCGCAAAGCAGATGCGATCGCTGCCGTTCTGCGGGAAGATGCTCTGAATCTGGCGATGGTTGCCCTGGCAAAACATTACGGCGTACCGCAAATTCTGGTGAGAATGCGCCACCGGGACTTTGCCGATCCCTATCGCATCGCTGGAGCAACGTCCATTATTAATGCGGTCGATCTGGCAGTTTCAACAATGGTGAATGCGATCGAGTATCCCCAGGTGGAATCGATGATGCACTTTGAGCAGGATCAGATCGAAGTTTTGAAGCTGCCGATTCCTGCCACTTCGCCGATCGTCGGTCGCAGTTTAATGGAACTGGCGCAAGATCCCAAATTCCCTGAAGGTTTGCTGATCATCGGCTATCAGGCACACCCCCATGAGGATCTGATTATCCCCAACGGCAGTACGGTGATCGAAGCAGAATCAACAGTGCTGATGGTGACAAAGCCCGGTGCACTGCATCAGGTGATTGATTATATGCAGGGCTAA